A window from Ictalurus furcatus strain D&B chromosome 16, Billie_1.0, whole genome shotgun sequence encodes these proteins:
- the smyd4 gene encoding SET and MYND domain-containing protein 4 isoform X4, with translation MPEDLEALSRISEKYPVKKSSECAARFREQGNVSFKEKDYTSAALYYTQGVCHAEKNTEHLSLCYANRSAALFHLGLYTKCLEDIQQAFAEGYPSHLQCKLMDREKRCTSLVKIQESMKASHSKHQTPQSNKNMGSNTNVSSAVSVHFTPEKGRHLLATENKSAGEMVIEDEAFSFVLIPANTQYKKSGKASVFTTEPRHCHHCLCENFNSVPCRGCSYAQYCGQRCEMEAWKQYHCWECSVGSELLALGLFAHLALRVTLKAGIKEVQKARESCFNLVYDVPNATYVNSDGKSYNCKPCSSGGAFDSLGLVSELNVRGPQMSNKSSQGFNHSSCYHGKSYLGVYSLLPHVGKHNPNLCFLFAFTMAALKQRLSLEVPPCHDQEEGSVCWGSEKSLLGATALRHMLQLQCNAQAVTAIKVQEDTCLPVQSSKEVRIATALFPILSLLNHSCQPNTSISFSLGLSFSGSCSPVYFASGVTVKVRACRDIAAGQELLHCYGPHCSRMDVEKRQRLLLKQYFFHCQCDACKLELAERRTLPLTFNGLKCEKCGSFLKVSVDVHVCSQLSCDHHISNTELQRRMQILQHHLEQSLELMENNQINGALSILQKAVNLADSILMKTHPLQGKLADAMARAYATMGLWRQAASHLKSSIAAVCLQYGKDSVELGRQQFKLAQLHFNGGDGSSALSVIPLARRLISLHCDPHCKELQELQAMEACLI, from the exons AT GCCAGAGGATCTTGAAGCTTTGTCCAGAATCTCTGAGAAGTATCCTGTGAAGAAATCTTCTGAATGTGCAGCCAGATTTAGGGAGCAAGGGAATGTGAGCTTTAAAGAGAAGGATTACACATCTGCTGCCCTATATTACACTCAG GGTGTGTGTCATGCTGAAAAGAATACAGAACATCTGTCTTTATGCTATGCCAATCGTTCAGCTGCTTTGTTTCATCTTGGTCTCTACACA AAATGCCTGGAGGACATCCAGCAGGCCTTTGCTGAGGGTTACCCAAGTCACCTACAGTGCAAACTGATGGACAGAGAGAAACGGTGTACAAGTTTGGTTAAAATCCAGGAATCTATGAAAGCATCTCATTCTAAGCATCAGACACCACAATCCAACAAGAATATGGGTAGTAATACCAATGTCTCATCTGCTGTGTCTGTTCACTTTACTCCTGAAAAGGGACGCCATCTGTTGGCCACTGAAAACAAGTCAGCAGGGGAAATGGTGATTGAAGATGAGGCCTTCAGCTTTGTACTTATACCTGCCAATACACAGTACAAGAAGAGTGGCAAAGCCAGTGTATTCACAACAGAGCCCAGACACTGCCACCACTGTTTGTGTGAGAATTTTAACTCTGTACCATGTCGGGGCTGTAGCTATGCCCAATATTGTGGACAGAGATGTGAAATGGAGGCATGGAAGCAGTACCACTGCTGGGAGTGTTCAGTTGGTTCAGAGCTACTGGCTCTTGGGCTGTTTGCACATTTGGCCCTGCGAGTGACTCTAAAAGCTGGGATAAAGGAGGTCCAGAAGGCAAGAGAGAGTTGCTTTAACTTGGTTTATGATGTCCCAAATGCAACCTATGTTAATAGTGATGGGAAGTCTTACAATTGCAAGCCTTGCTCCAGTGGGGGGGCATTTGACAGTCTGGGCTTGGTGTCAGAACTGAATGTAAGAGGACCACAGATGTCTAACAAAAGCTCTCAAGGTTTTAATCATTCAAGCTGTTACCATGGAAAGTCATACCTGGGTGTCTATAGTCTGTTACCGCATGTGGGGAAACATAACCCTAACTTGTGCTTCCTGTTCGCGTTCACCATGGCAGCACTCAAGCAGAGACTTTCACTAGAAGTGCCACCATGCCATGATCAGGAAGAAGGGAGTGTGTGCTGGGGGTCTGAGAAGAGCCTGCTAGGAGCTACAGCTCTGAGGCACATGCTGCAACTCCAGTGTAATGCACAGGCTGTGACTGCAATCAAAGTCCAAG AGGATACCTGCCTACCAGTACAGTCCAGTAAAGAAGTCCGCATTGCCACTGCATTGTTCCCCATCCTCAGTCTGCTCAACCACTCCTGTCAGCCTAACACGAGCATCTCCTTCAGTCTGGGCCTCAGTTTTTCTGGCTCTTGTAGTCCAGTGTATTTTGCTTCAGGAGTTACAGTAAAAGTCAGAGCATGCAGAGACATTGCTGCAGGGCAGGAGCTGTTGCACTGTTACG GTCCTCACTGTAGTAGAATGGATGTTGAGAAGCGCCAGCGCCTGTTGCTGAAGCAGTACTTCTTCCACTGTCAGTGTGATGCTTGCAAGCTGGAGCTAGCTGAGAGAAGGACATTACCATTAACCTTTAATGGTCTTAAGTGTGAAAAATGTGGAAGCTTCCTTAAG GTGAGTGtggatgtgcatgtgtgttcacAGTTGTCCTGTGATCACCACATTTCAAATACAGAGCTGCAGAGAAGAATGCAAATACTACAGCACCACTTGGAGCAATCTTTAGAACTCATGGAGAACAATCAAAtaa ATGGTGCCCTAAGTATCTTGCAGAAAGCAGTCAATCTGGCAGACAGTATCTTAATGAAGACACACCCTTTGCAGGGCAAACTAGCTGATGCAATGGCTCGAGCATATGCTACCATGG GGCTTTGGAGGCAGGCTGCATCACATTTAAAAAGTAGTATTGCTGCCGTTTGTTTGCAGTATGGGAAAGACAGTGTGGAGCTCGGGAGACAGCAGTTTAAACTTGCTCAGCTACATTTCAATGG AGGAGATGGGTCATCTGCTCTTTCAGTAATTCCTTTAGCCCGGCGCCTGATCTCCCTCCATTGTGACCCTCACTGTAAGGAGCTGCAGGAGCTTCAGGCTATGGAGGCCTGCCTAATATGA